tttgatttttaaaaattgtttatttcataaaagtagtgcattattcaataaatatgatgatAAAATGTTTTTCAGTACTTATTTGAccaaaatggtataatttttaactCTGCTGTAGGCTGCAATGcattaatacaataaaataataatttgttataagcaTGTCCAGGACAGGTccatagccaggattttgtgtTGGAGAGGGTCCAGTATaactattaaaacaattttttaagtaaGTTTTCTTTTCGAGTTTTAAAGGAAAATTGTCGCAATAAAATTCCAGGGAACTGTAGACTTTTAGGAGTTCAACATTTACACTTAGaaatttaagaaatgattttgttggagaaaagaaaacttttcattttatagttttgGTTTATATTTAATCATtgttagtactttttttcttaattcaattgaatgatttttttgttcaaacaagtcctaaatatatatttagtgattttttttaatacgaagcACACATGTCACGGGTGCAAACCGACATTAATTATGGACTTCTTGCAAACACAATTCCTGCAGCTTCTGTACATGAGCCATGTTGGGTTGGATGTGAGAGGAAACATTTATTGTAGCCAACTTTAAGGGTTACAATAATACTTCCAAATAAAGCTCTCTGTAAACTATGCTGTAGCTAAGTTAGTGTAATTTTCATATTCAGTcactaatttttttcatttgaatccTTGAAGGGAGGGGTCCGGCCCCCATGGACCTTCCCCCTGGCTACTTCCCTGCCTAGAACAAAATTGCTCTACACAATAAATTTACCTAAATCTGCAAGTATTTGTGTATGATAAATGTACGAACATGTGTAAAATAAAAGTGAGTTATTAAAAAAGAAAGTttgaacaaagtaaaaaaaaattcttatccaTTTGTCCGCACATAATGGTACTAACTTCATGCTAAATATATGACTTACATagaatttaatacattaaaaatttattataattttgtgaTTTGAGTTTAGTGAAACTGCTGATAAGTGTCGAGACATTTTCATTTCGGCGCTACATGGTGTTCTGTCATGCttttcggttttattgcaatCTACCACAAAATCTTGTCCCGACTGAAGAACATGCATGTGATTGTTGCTAAAGAACCAGCCTACTCAGGGGTGAATTAATgtcagtgaggcggaatgataagtgcgatgctcgctgttGTTTTTAGTGTGGTATTGTCTCTAAGCGCAATACTTGGACTGTcgtgcagtcttctcatcgtgcataggtGTTATGTATTGGAGCTGTTATAAGTAGAGTAAGTTGGGAAGTAGTAAACTTTAAGGCAGTGTGCATAGATGGCAACTTTGTGAACAACTTTTGTGTACATTCGGGCAGGAACCGACAAGGATAAATTGGTGTTGGAACAATTATGAGCATGGTTTGGTGACAAGGATAAAACAGTTTGGAACAAACAGACGCAAAATTGGCGGGTTTTATTGGTTCAGTGTGTGAGTTTGTACACCAACGAGGGTCTTGGAAATTGTACAGTGAAAGTGAAAggcttcaattttattttatcacgaaTAAAATTACGTATGACGAGACAAAATAGACTGCTTTTTTACAGTGTGTGGCGCAGAACTATACAATATGATTACATCTCTTTTGTCTCCACAATCCATGGATGCTGTGTCATGGGTATGTGCTTATGAAGCTAACAAACCATTTTAAGCCAAAGCCCAGTTTCTCCACAGAGATCAACAAGAAGGAAATATGATCGCTGTTTATGTGGCAGAGTTGAGGCAGTTGATCACACACTGCAATCTCCCCAACTGGGAACGCATGTGGGATCAGCTCGTCTGTGGAGTGAGGGACAGAGTGGTTCCACATGTTCTACTAGCTAAAGTCAAGCTCACCTTTAAAGATGCAGTGGAAACTGCAATAGCGGCATAGGCGACTGGGAAAAACATGGCGGACTTAAGAAGTGCCACGACCAAGCATCGGGGTGAAGAGGTCAGTAAAATCTACACAGGACGAAGCCATAACTGTATGAATGACCCACAGGAACTATGAGAAGGCAAATGGAGAATTTAGCCACCAAACTGGTCAGAGGCTGTTATTACCCAGCAGTGTTGGCGATGCAATGGAAACCACGTGGCAGATAAGTGCTGTTATGTCAGGACAGTTTGCCGATTTTGTAAGAACCGGGGGCATATTGAGCATGCGTGCATCACAGAAAAGAAATGTCAACCAGCTATGGACGCAACAGGAAAAGATCAGCCccacagaaaattccgtgaagTGCAGCATTTTCAAACGGACACATCGGCAGATGATGTGCATATACTTTGTACAATGTGCAAGAAACAAATCGGCAGAAGCCTTTGTGTATGGAATTGTACCTAGCAGGGAGCCTTCTTACCATGTAAATCACTCCAGCATCAGTTGGCAGACGTTTAAATCTCTGTGGCCTCATGAGCATCCCTTAACCCTAGAACTCTGTCTGGGGTCATTGGGGACCCCAAGCATCTTTCATGTGGCGGAAGGATGTCTAAAATTTAATCTACAAGTCTGAAGTTTAATGACTTTTCTTGCAGCATTAATTAGTTTGCTCATTGAAATTTACGACAAGTTCTACGCACTTGTTTACATACAATTCATAAAAACAGTTAAGATGGGGTCATTTATGACCCCAGATAgattaaatgtaacttttgctAAGATTTCAAAAACCTATGTATATCCCAGAGATTTTAATGTACATGAGTCGGGTGGGAGTACAAAGACTGGTAGACACTGGGAGTTAACTGGTTGTATTGCCAACTAATTGTTTAGTTTGTAATTGTCAATTGGTTTTCCCGTCTAACACTTTTCATTCCACCAGTCAGGTGGACAACACTGATTTCAGAAAGCGTAATTTGGCAACATTGATTTTAGTACACGTTAGTTGGCTACTCTGAGTTGGTGATGCTACCCTTTGTTGTTATTGTGAGCTAACCTCAAAGTTGTAGATTGAGATTGTTAGCTAAATAACAATTTTGTGTGGGTGTTTTGGGATTCATTCTAGTTCAGTTATGGAAGGTGTAAATTTTGCACGTGGCTACAGTGTAGAACAAGCTATGGAAGACTTGTTTCATAGCAGCAGTGATTCAGATGGTAGTGATGCTGATGATGATGGGACAGAGACACAAATAGAAGAAAATGATGACATTTGTCTGAATGAAATTGAAGTAGAAGAAAATTATACTTCGGATGAAGAAAGAGAAACCCAAGATACAATAATTGTAAGTAGAAGTAGAAATATTGACTGGAGTACTAAAGAACCAACAGTTCGTAGGTTACCATCTCGCAACATACAACGATTTGTATCAAGTATTCCTACTACAGTTGTTGTTAACTCGGCTACTgattgcttcaaacagttttttacaGATGAAATGATAGATATTATAATTCGGTACACCAATCAACggggaaatgaactgaaaatgtcGGGAAAACTATTAGACTGGCGTAATATAGACAGGCGCGAGCTAATTTCATTTTTAGGTTTGCTGATTATGTATGGTGTACAAAAGGGTCGTGGGAAACCTATTGAAGAATTTTGGGATTGTGAATACGGCATTCCTCTTTTCCGTGCTACTATGTCACGGGTACGATTTCAGGCAATCTTGCGTTCCCTTCGTTTCGATGATTGCAACACAagacttgaaagaaaagaaaggaCTGGAAATAAGGCTGAACCTATACAAGAACTATTTGATTTGTTTGTTGTGCAGTGCAAAACATCTTTTATACCTTCTAGTAACATTACTGTAGATGAACATCTTTGTGTATACAGAGGTCGATGTAGTTTCAAGGTCTACATTCCTTCCAAGCCAGGAAAGTATGGCATTAAGATTTGGTGTGCTGTAGACTGTGAAAATGGTTATTTGGTGAATCTTCAGATTTACACTGGAAAATCATGTGATGGAAGGGAAGTGAATCAAGGCAAGAGAGTGGTCACAGATTTAGTGAAACATCTAGCTCAGAGTGGCAGAAACATTACCACTGACAATTTTTTCACGAGCTTTGACTTAGGTCAAGAATTGTTGAAAATGAACTTAACTCTTGTAGGCACTCTACGCTCTTCACGAAAAGAAATCCCAAATGAGATGCTACCTTCAAAAACTAGAGAAGAAAACACCACCAAATTTGCATGCAGTGGCAAAACACTATTAGTTTcttatgttccaaaaaaaaataaggctgTGATTCTCTTGTCTACACAACATCAGTTATTCTCAGTACCAGTAGAAAACAACTTGAAAAGAAAACCGGAAGTTGTATTGTTTTACAACTCCACAAAATCAGGCGTTGACACACTCGACCAAGTGAGCCGTCATTATTCTGTAAAAAAGGGAACGAAACGTTGGCCGTTAGCTATATTTTATGATCTCGTTGATCTTGCTGCACTCAACGCCTACAGACTTTTCTGCGTAGGCTTAGAGAAAACAGAGAGACGTCTGTTTCTAATGAAGTTGGCTAAAGAAATGGCAAAGCCTCAAGTGGAGCACCGTGTCGGTTTACCACAAGCAAGAAACACGGCTATTGTTAGTAGCATCAAAATGTGTGGATTTGGTGatattctagaaaaaaaacatCCAGAACCAACCCCAAACAATCAAATGAGAAAGCGAGGAAGATGCTTCATTTGCCCCCGGTCAAAGGACACCAAATACAGTTCAATCTGCAAACGATGTAATATATTTGTGTGCAAGGAACATTCTGAAACATTAACTACATGCAAAAACTGTGAAGACGAGTCTAGAATAAATTCTGATGGAGGTGATTGAATGATGTTTGCAGTTAAGTGAAAGAAACTTTTCAAAATGCTGCAAATGTCGTGTAATACTGTATAGTGAACACTAAGAAACATTAAACCATGCAATACCTATGGAAATAACTGGATCAAATTCTGATAAATATTTCCGATACATATTGGCAGTtcagtaaaattttcttaatggATTATAGGATGGGGTCAAATATGACCCCAGACAGAGTATTAAGGAAAATTGAGCAGACAGAGTTGTAGGGTTAAAAGAGGTAAGGATTGTGTTACATTCGTGGTCTCAGTAGCACATATTAGGCAGGAAGGAGGTAGAAGTGAAAACAAAAGATGGGAGGATGGTACCACTTGAGCTATTGGTGGTGCAAGGATATGGGTTGTGATTGGGTAGAGCCTCCTGGTAGGGCTGCACCAACTGCAAGATGCTCATTTGAATAGGTTAACGACCAAGCACCCTCATATATTTCAGAGGAGTTGTGTAAATATATTGGACCAGAGGTCCATCACCATCCATCCAGGAAGCAGTCCAGTTATAGTTTTTGCAGTGAGGGAAAGGGTAAGTGCAGAAATAGACTGTAGTGCAGAGGTGTGTTTGAACCAGTGTCTTTTTTAAGGTGGGCTTCACCAGTGATGCCAATCGTAAAAAGTGGTGGTTCGTTCAGGTTGTTCAGCATACAAGAGTATGCTGAACAGTGTGTCAGCAGCAGAGGTATATCCATTGCCCACACTGACAGGCTTTTGCGCTGCTTGACTTAGAGGTAGGTCATATTTGATGATGCCATGGCAAGGCTGCTTACAGTCAACAATGAAAGGACTCTTTAAGGTAAGAAGACTGCCTTTTGGAGTTGGTAGCGAGCCAGCTATTTTCCAATGCCTGATGGCCTCATTGCTCGCAGAGGTCCCAGGAACTGTAGTTTTGTTGGGTGGAATTTTAATAACAGGTAGTAATGTACAGGAACTTGGAATTGTGTACATGAGGTCCTGGAGCGGTTATAAAAGACTGGGTCATAATGTTGATGGGAGGGGAATTCACCCTTTGGAGAGTAATGTTGAAGCAGCTATACATAGTGCACCATAGCCAAGAAATAAGGAAGAACTACAGGCATTCCTTGGGGTTTCAAATGTCTCTGAAAAATACTTAAAGAATGGATCTAAAGTATTGGAGCCATCATAGACTACTTGATAAAGGGACTCTGTGGCAGTGGATGAAAAGACACAGCCAGGCTTTTGAGAGAGCAAAGCAACTGTTGCAGTCAGGTCAAGTCCTTACTATGACCTTGGCAAGCCTTGGATCCTGACTTGTGATGCTTCAGAGTATGGGGTTGGAGCAGTTCTAGCTCATGAGCTAGGGAATGGGGTAGATGCTCCTGTGGCATTTGGTTCCAGAACATTGCAACAGTGTGAGCGCAACTACTCCCAATTGAATAAGGAAGTTTTCGCAGTGATCTTTGGTGTAACTAAGTTCAGGCAGTATCTTGTGGGTAGACATTTTAAAGTTTAAACAGCTCACAAGCCACTCCTAAGACTAATGCATCCTGATAAACCTATTCCAGATACACTTTCTCCTCATTTACTACGTTGGAGTCTGATGCTGGTCATGCATGTTTATGAACTGGAATACAAGGCCAGATCAGAAATTATTCATGCTGATGCTCTTAGCAGGTTGCCCCTGCTCAGCCAGGCATTTACAGTCCCAGCTCCACATGATGTACTCATTCTTGAAGATTTGCCGGAGCCACTTGTTGACTACTTGTAAGAGGCTGCAGAAACAAACAAGATTCCATGTTATCTGTCATGTCATATGTACAGCAAGGGTGGCCAACTGGCATTAAATATGGGGTATTGCAACCTTATGCAAGGCACAATGAGCTTTATGTGCacaaaaattgtttgttattgtgAGCTAGGGTCATAATACCAACCACCTTACGATCAGTGATGATGAAGATGCTCCACACAAACCATGATGGAATAGTGGCCCAAGCTAGATGCAAGAATTGAGGAAGCGGTAAAGGAATGAGTTACTTGTCAAAGTTGTCACAACAATCCCCCCAAGTTGAAGATGATATCATGGCCAGCTCCAAAGAAGCCATGGTCAAGACTGCATATTGACTTTGCTGGACCATTCCAAGGGATGATCTTTTTGATAGTTGTAGACGCATATTCAAAGTGGCCAGAAGCCAGGAGGGTAAATAGTATGTTGGCTGCAGCAGTTGTGCATGAATTATGGGACATGTTCATTTGTCCTGGCTTTCAGATCTTTCAGATCACAAAAAATAGCatcatttatgaagaaaaatGGAATCTGGATGGTATTTTCACCTCCATATCATCCTTCAAGCAATGGACAGGCTGAACGTACTCTACCAACAGTGAAACAGAAACTGAGGAAACTAGCCCAGGGTGATTGGAGAGTACGCTTGGCTCGTATGTTGTTTTCCTTATACACGACCCCTTGTTTAGAAAACCTTAAGACTCCTGCAGAGATGCTGATGAAATGGTGCCAGGAAAATGCATCCGAGTGCACGAGGAGACACTCAGGATATCTCATGAGCCCCAGCGTCGCCAATTTGTTTCTGGTGATGCAGTCTGGCTTCGTAACTACATATTTGCATGAGCCAAAGTGGGTAGCAGGCTGCGTGATTGCAGGTGGACAGTTGATATACAGAGTGCAAGACGAGCAAGGTCATGAGCATCCGCGTCACGTTGATCCAACTGCGGTGTCTGGGCCAGAAAACGGGGACTCAGGACACCTACCACTGTGACATCCATGCTGGGCCATGACCACTCCAGAGCCCATTGGACTTCTGGGGTGCCATCACAGAGGCAGTGAGGGACAGGTCTACAATTGTGGCAAATAGGCAAGCAGTGGCAGCAAATAGGTACTCCCATGTTCCAGACTTGTCACTATTCTGTGGATTTGATTGTCCTGAAGAACATTCTGCCCCCCCCCTCCATGACAAGAAACTTCTTGATTTTGTAACATTCTAAGAGGGGAGAGAACCTGTTATGTTTTGAGACTGTTAGTTTTTAAGTAGGGTATTATGTAGTTATAAATATGTAAGTTGATAAGAAAGTGAGCCATGTCTGAGTTTTAAGAAGCCACTACCGTCAAACGGGGTGACTTGATACAACAGGGTGACTTGATAcagtaagtaataatttttaaatgcattaattttttaatacaatattattaatttataatttgttatataTGAAACATATAATGCATATGTAAAACTTTCTTTATGGGCTAAATTCCTTTGTACAAAATGTAAGTTGGTACTACTGAGTCAGATGTAAACAAAGTGCGATAAGGTgtacacaaaaaattgtttaaaactttgTGTTGCAAAAACTATTGAAAATAATAGCAGAATGTTGATTTTTTTGTGGTAAGTATCTTAATTCTTTATTGATTAACACTTATAATGAACAAAGTATTAATATACaaacttaatttaatataaattgaactgtaattttctaaataatgTGGGGTGACTTGATACATATAATGGCAAACAGCAAAGTATCATTAGATTGTTTTGTATAgaagttttgaataaaattagAATGTTAGTTTTATAAAACCATGCTTTTAAATGTGTTTCAACAATAACCTAACCTCACATTTTGGTAACAACATGCAAATTGGTTACAGAATATGCCAAGAACATATAAAAGAAGACCTGATGCCAGACGGTATGGGAGCAGTTCGCTGCAAAACTTAGATGCAGCACTGGCAGAAATAAAAAGTGGTAGAATTAGCATTCGTAGTGCTGCTGAAAAGTATGGGATTGACAAAATGAAACTATCTCGCCTCATTAATGGCAAACATCAGAAGAAGCCAGGTGGACAGACTGTTTTGTCAAATGAAGAGGAAACTGCTCTAGTTCAGAATCTGCTGACAGCCAGTCAGTGGGGTTTCCCTCTGACTGAATATGATATACGATTGTTGGTTAAAAGTTACTTAGATAGGCAAGGAAAGAAGGTAAAACCCTTTCGCAACAATTTACCAGGCAAAGATTGGATGAAGTCCTTTCTGAAGCGTTACAAGTGTGCTCTTTCTGTGAGACTTGCCAATAACATTAAACACTGTCGTGCAGAAGTGTCTCCAGAAGTCATTAACGAATATTTCGACAATGTGGAAGTAACACTTCAAGGAATTGACCCTAAATCAATTATAAACTACGATGAAACCAATCTATGTGACGATCCTGGAAGAAAACATGTTGTAGTAAAAAGAGGCTGTAAATATCCTGATTTAATACTTCATTCGTCAAAGGCTTCTACTTCAATCATGATGGCTTGTACTGGAGATGGTTCACTTCTTCCTCCATTTGTGATTTATCGCTGACTTAACCTCTGGGACAGTTGGACTAGTGGTGGTCCTAAAGGAACTCGTTATGGACATACAAAGTCAGGGTGGATGGATCAGAAGACTTTCGAGGAATGGTTTCTTTCTACGGCACTCCCTTACCTCATGAAACAGGACGCTCCCCGAGCATTAATAGGTGACAACTTGTCGTCTCACTTATCTCAGTTAGTGATAAGCAAATGCAAAGAGGAAgacataaaattcatttgccTTCCAAAAAATTCTACTCATATGTGTCAACCActtgacgtttttttttttgccccattcAAACGATACTGGAGACAAATTCTTACCGAGTGGAAAATGAAAGGAAATAGAGGCTCATTGCCAAAAGATCAGTTTCCAGTAATGCTGAATAAActgatggaaaaaattaaaaattcagcaCCAGCAACTATAAAATCTGGTTTTGAAAAATGTGGTTTGATTCCACTGAACCGTCAAAAGGTTTTGGCACAGCTCCCTACTCCTAGTGATACAAGTTACACTAATCATGCAATGGAAGGATCCCTTTCAGAACTGCTGAAATCACTAAGATATGGTGAAAATGGTACATTTTCAAGAAGGAAAAGGAAACTGAATATACCACCAGGTAAAAGTGCGACTAATATTGAGTCTGAGGCGTCAGATTCAGATGCTGCCGACAATGTGAACAACTTGTCTGGTTTGGAAGATAATGTAAGTATCAGTTCAAGTCTGGAATGTCCCAATGTAAATCATCACCAGCTGGAAGAATCATCTAGACAGAAGGAACAGCAACAGAAGAAACATGTGTCATATGATGAAATACAAGAAAGTGATTACCTCATTATTGAACTCTCTTGTAATGATGGTTCCAAAAAAAGCAACAAAGTAACTAAACAATTTGTTGGGAAAGTTATGTGTATTTCTGGGAATTCAACAGGTGCATCTAGAAGTGTAGAAGTAAAATTTTTACGCAGGTACAAAAGAAGTGAAGACACGTTTGTGTGGCCCCAAATTGAAGACGTGAGTTTCATATATCCACATGAAGTGAGGTGTCTATTGCCACAACCTGAAGAATTGAGATATGGATTGTTAAGATTTCCATTGAAAATATAATTCTGTTAAGCACAACAATTAATGTAACCACATATTAGGATTGCCCAATTGTCTTTTTTTGCTCTCACAAtttgtatgtaatataaatttaaatttttaaaatagttcgTTATTATGGCCCTTGTTTTGcttgttaataattattatataagtatgattcatttattaaaaaatgtattgtatCATTTCACCCCTACAACAATATATCATTATACAGTGCTTCAAACATGAATGTGTAACAAGTCACCCCACCAACTGGGGTGAAATGATACACACACATTTTGCACTATATATATCAGCACTGATATATTATGTGAAATCTATGTTACTATTATTCAAGTAGGGACTAAGACTAAACTTTTGGCATAAAAAAAGTAGGGATTTAAAAACACCATATTAATGCAATTTTGCACTGAAGTCTAAAAGTGTATCAAGTCACCCCGTTTGACGGTAACAGAAACAGCATGCttggtgagaaatgggtatagggcaggggtcggcaacctttcgagtcggaagagccaaaaattataattaacaaaatttcaaagtttttaaagagccacaaaattttttcatgccaacaataaatagtactcgcataaataaagttttttgataaaaaaactaatctatttattcataagaagtatttatttatatataagtattgttttttcacaacaaattagataatatatatggtcttattagataatcacttattatattagtaaaaaattaacacaattaaacacttacttacagcactaacttgtacttcaataacaattaattgcgcaaacacattcaatgggagcgttggctttgcatggtcttagaaagtttggataaatttggctcataacttgttttttttaagttcaagtgcctcaactcgcggcatttcttttaaagctgtccacttttgttgtgttacgtacatacatttctggacctccaactcttccaacttgcttttcaactctgtaaattttccactccacaaagctttactttttaaatcgATCAATTGCATTTCTAGAGATCCAGTATCAACTCCAAATGGATCAATGTGGATTTCATTACCATTTGTGTTGAGAGGATTTACTATGAATGCTAGAGTGGTTTTGTTGGTTTTGAATTGTTGAAATCTACCAgcaaattcatctttaatttttttataactgtgctgaAGTATTTTGTGTCAACAGTTGCACTGGTTTTCTCGCGATATTGCTTTAGAAattgaaaatgaagtaatttaccgctctgaatatcttatgcaaaataattaatttttcttcgaaACTAACAAATTCTTCTACCAAAACATAGGCTGGGTTTCCCTTTCCTTGCAATTTTAGATTCAGCTCATTTAATTTCGCTGTGATATCCACCATAAAGTAAAAATTTTGCGACCATTTGCCGTCCTCTAATTCAGGGTGATTAATGCCTTTTTCATCgaggaatgtatttatttcattcaagcacaaagcAAAACGTTTCAGCACCTTACCTTTGGAAAGCCATCGCAATTTATTGTAAAGAAGGAGGTCGGAATACTGAGTCTTCATTTcgtttaagaattctttaaactgaCGATGGTAGAGTGCTTTTGGCAAGATGCTGTTAACAATCTTGATTACCAAATTCATGACGTCAACTATTTCGGCCAGAAATGTTTGGGCACAAAGTGCTTCTTGGTGTATTATGCAGTGAAACGTAAGAATTTCGTGGTTTATTTTGCTCTGAAGAATCGTTGTTGTCCCTTTATTTTTCCGTCATCCTGCTGGCTCCATCAGTTGCTATTGAAACGATTTAAATTTAAATCGATCTTATTATCTTCGAGGCATTTTTTCACGGCATTCGCTATATCTTCCCCTCTAGTTTGTCCCGAGAGTGGTCGCAATCCTAGAAGTTCTTCTTTTGGACCTTGGGAAGACATATACCTAACAAAAAGGGCAATTTGTGCCGTGTCTTTTATGTCGCAAGACTCATCTATAGCAAGTGATAAGGCAGAAGCCAGTTTAATGTCTTCCTCCTGCTAATATGTTACATTTGGTGACATTTTTGCTATTCTGTCTTGTACGGTTTCAGCGGATAGTggcaaatctttaatt
This genomic window from Bacillus rossius redtenbacheri isolate Brsri chromosome 6, Brsri_v3, whole genome shotgun sequence contains:
- the LOC134533221 gene encoding piggyBac transposable element-derived protein 4-like, translating into MEGVNFARGYSVEQAMEDLFHSSSDSDGSDADDDGTETQIEENDDICLNEIEVEENYTSDEERETQDTIIVSRSRNIDWSTKEPTVRRLPSRNIQRFVSSIPTTVVVNSATDCFKQFFTDEMIDIIIRYTNQRGNELKMSGKLLDWRNIDRRELISFLGLLIMYGVQKGRGKPIEEFWDCEYGIPLFRATMSRVRFQAILRSLRFDDCNTRLERKERTGNKAEPIQELFDLFVVQCKTSFIPSSNITVDEHLCVYRGRCSFKVYIPSKPGKYGIKIWCAVDCENGYLVNLQIYTGKSCDGREVNQGKRVVTDLVKHLAQSGRNITTDNFFTSFDLGQELLKMNLTLVGTLRSSRKEIPNEMLPSKTREENTTKFACSGKTLLVSYVPKKNKAVILLSTQHQLFSVPVENNLKRKPEVVLFYNSTKSGVDTLDQVSRHYSVKKGTKRWPLAIFYDLVDLAALNAYRLFCVGLEKTERRLFLMKLAKEMAKPQVEHRVGLPQARNTAIVSSIKMCGFGDILEKKHPEPTPNNQMRKRGRCFICPRSKDTKYSSICKRCNIFVCKEHSETLTTCKNCEDESRINSDGGD